A genomic region of Rheinheimera sp. MMS21-TC3 contains the following coding sequences:
- a CDS encoding FAD:protein FMN transferase: MHFIAYYKVWLVAVALAFLVSCNPAKTTTDVQQFSGNTMGTYYVVKFVHSNQVDSKALQQQVDTELELINDLMSTYRPTSELMRFNGLAANEVFVLSAPTRTVITEAIRMGKETNGVLDVTVGPLVELWGFGAKGRIEQAPEQSQIDAVQPYIGIDKLSLTSAGLTKSVAELAVDLSTIAKGYAVDRVAEILEQASIHNYLVEIGGEMRLKGTKTEQPWRIAIEKPESAERAVQRVIAPGDMGVATSGDYRNYFEHDGVRFSHLINPHTGRPIQNRIVSTTVFHPSCMTADGYATALNIMDNEQEALAFANKHQIAALLVVKTDEGYIELASEMFKPYITE; encoded by the coding sequence ATGCATTTTATTGCTTATTATAAAGTTTGGCTAGTAGCTGTTGCGCTGGCCTTTTTAGTTTCATGTAACCCAGCTAAAACCACAACTGATGTTCAACAATTTAGTGGCAACACTATGGGCACTTATTATGTGGTTAAGTTTGTCCATAGCAACCAAGTTGATAGTAAAGCACTACAGCAGCAAGTAGATACAGAGTTAGAGCTTATTAATGACTTAATGTCTACTTACCGACCGACATCAGAGCTAATGCGCTTTAATGGGCTAGCCGCTAATGAAGTGTTCGTTTTAAGTGCGCCTACTCGTACTGTTATCACTGAAGCTATCCGCATGGGTAAGGAGACTAATGGTGTGCTGGATGTGACAGTAGGCCCTTTAGTAGAGCTATGGGGTTTTGGTGCTAAGGGCCGAATTGAACAAGCACCTGAACAATCCCAGATAGATGCTGTCCAACCTTATATTGGCATAGATAAACTTAGTTTGACCTCTGCAGGTTTAACTAAGTCGGTAGCAGAGTTAGCCGTTGATTTATCAACTATTGCAAAAGGTTATGCAGTGGATCGGGTTGCTGAGATATTAGAGCAGGCGAGTATCCATAACTATTTAGTTGAAATTGGCGGTGAGATGCGACTCAAAGGCACCAAGACTGAGCAGCCTTGGCGTATTGCCATTGAAAAACCAGAATCAGCTGAGCGTGCCGTACAGCGAGTAATAGCTCCTGGTGATATGGGAGTTGCGACTTCAGGAGATTATCGCAATTACTTCGAGCATGATGGTGTTAGGTTTTCGCACTTAATTAATCCTCACACTGGGCGACCGATTCAAAATCGAATTGTTTCAACAACTGTTTTTCATCCGTCTTGTATGACAGCAGATGGTTATGCTACTGCTTTAAACATTATGGATAATGAGCAAGAGGCTTTAGCTTTTGCCAATAAACATCAGATAGCAGCTTTACTGGTAGTTAAAACAGATGAAGGCTATATTGAATTAGCGTCTGAAATGTTTAAACCCTATATTACAGAGTAG
- a CDS encoding ATP-binding protein, translating into MRLRQTLVAYMLPLLLLPVIGFGYLAYYFQQQQVQQQTLFKAQTALNNQVNSLDSFLQNYFVQLDMLANSASLRQFLRQTSSDNRSHLISRLQDFSNTDRNVSSVKLLRLNGDYAVQVPEQRIDSTIPNRFRNRYFSSLQAQVDEIGFFLAKENNDQPLQLFFAQKIYSVSLTDARNLWGYLVLVVEPSFLQNIINYRHTPNSSTLLINKAATVSYAANTNNIGGMIAPSDFRGIQASIEQQSFEHVTLFGKPRVVLANNLIGNYQLVLSLDEKELYPSLFVAKMIVGLILLVCILIPLLVYYLLIRNVFYPIKQLTTAKTAVGRGDFTILLEVTKQDELGDMFAAFNVMVRQLRVYREREMAYKEQLEEKVLKRTKDLERANDNLAALNQELILARETAEQANKLKSVFLANMSHEIRTPLTAIIGFSEQAVQEQAGDKRQNYLERVLKSSEHLLNLINDILDLSKIEAEKLELMPEHFDCLALIDEVFQLTHAQAEAKGLQCKLDLQYPLPQFLYNDILRFRQVLLNLTSNAIKFTSKGKIVIGVKYDVASQQLSIKVKDSGIGMTATELSRIFKPFVQADATVTRDYGGSGLGLCISKKLMEQMGGDIVVESVKGIGSSFELRFNCQQAAVELVDIYQRDATDKSTGSAALYPDVDKLHILVAEDNPDNQLLLSLMLEKASVSFVLVENGHQAVERALAESFDIIFMDMQMPLMGGEEATRLIRYAGITIPIIAVTANIMTEDIEHYKLAGCQSVLAKPIIQAELMSVLSTYSKKVEIAATSLDLQLDKDPQMQALKQHFTAQLPMLLAEFELLFASQTWDKLSFAAHSLKGSAGSMGYPELTTLASELEQSAKTQQHEAVQQLLIKITLIVEQAQQH; encoded by the coding sequence ATGCGGTTACGCCAAACACTCGTTGCTTATATGCTACCTTTGCTGTTATTGCCTGTAATTGGCTTTGGCTATTTAGCTTATTATTTTCAGCAGCAACAGGTGCAGCAACAGACTTTATTTAAAGCACAGACAGCTTTAAATAACCAAGTTAATAGTTTAGATAGTTTTTTACAGAATTATTTTGTTCAATTAGATATGCTGGCAAATAGTGCTAGTTTACGCCAATTTTTACGCCAAACTTCGTCTGATAACCGCAGCCATTTAATAAGCCGTTTACAAGACTTCTCTAACACCGATCGTAATGTAAGCTCTGTAAAGCTGTTGCGGCTTAATGGTGACTATGCAGTTCAGGTACCAGAGCAACGCATTGATTCTACAATTCCAAATCGGTTTCGTAATCGATATTTTTCATCCTTACAGGCTCAAGTGGATGAGATTGGCTTTTTTTTAGCAAAAGAAAATAATGACCAGCCGCTGCAGTTATTCTTCGCACAAAAAATTTATTCTGTTTCTTTAACGGATGCCCGCAATTTATGGGGGTATTTAGTCTTAGTAGTAGAACCATCTTTTTTACAAAATATTATAAATTATCGACATACACCTAATAGTAGTACGCTATTGATTAATAAAGCCGCTACTGTTAGTTATGCCGCTAATACTAATAATATTGGGGGTATGATTGCTCCATCAGACTTTAGAGGGATCCAAGCGAGTATTGAGCAGCAAAGCTTTGAGCATGTCACCTTATTTGGTAAGCCCAGAGTAGTATTGGCTAACAACTTAATTGGTAACTATCAATTAGTTTTAAGTTTAGATGAAAAAGAGCTTTATCCCTCGCTTTTTGTAGCCAAAATGATTGTGGGTTTGATTTTACTGGTCTGTATTTTGATTCCGCTTCTGGTGTATTACTTATTAATTCGAAATGTATTTTACCCAATTAAGCAATTAACTACGGCTAAGACAGCAGTTGGTCGTGGTGATTTTACTATTTTATTAGAAGTAACTAAACAAGATGAATTAGGCGACATGTTTGCCGCTTTTAACGTTATGGTACGGCAATTGCGAGTCTATCGAGAGCGTGAAATGGCTTATAAAGAGCAGTTGGAAGAAAAAGTATTAAAGCGCACTAAAGACTTAGAAAGGGCAAATGATAATTTAGCAGCGCTAAACCAAGAGTTGATTTTAGCTCGAGAAACAGCGGAGCAAGCGAATAAGCTAAAAAGTGTGTTTTTAGCGAATATGAGCCATGAAATTCGTACACCGCTTACAGCTATAATTGGCTTTTCAGAGCAAGCAGTACAAGAGCAGGCGGGTGATAAAAGGCAAAATTATCTAGAACGGGTACTTAAAAGCAGTGAGCATTTATTAAATTTAATAAATGATATTTTAGACTTATCTAAAATAGAAGCTGAAAAGCTAGAGTTAATGCCAGAGCACTTTGATTGTTTAGCGCTTATTGATGAGGTGTTCCAATTAACCCATGCTCAAGCTGAAGCTAAAGGCTTACAGTGTAAACTAGATTTACAGTACCCATTACCGCAGTTTTTATACAATGATATATTACGTTTTAGGCAGGTTTTGCTTAATTTAACCAGTAATGCCATTAAATTTACTAGCAAAGGTAAAATTGTCATCGGTGTTAAGTATGATGTAGCAAGTCAACAATTAAGTATTAAAGTTAAAGATAGTGGCATAGGTATGACTGCGACTGAATTAAGTCGAATTTTTAAACCTTTTGTCCAAGCTGATGCAACAGTAACCCGGGATTATGGTGGCTCAGGTTTAGGTTTATGTATTTCTAAGAAACTTATGGAGCAGATGGGGGGGGATATTGTTGTTGAAAGCGTTAAAGGGATAGGTAGTAGCTTTGAGTTGCGTTTTAATTGCCAGCAGGCTGCAGTAGAATTAGTTGATATCTATCAGCGTGATGCAACTGATAAATCCACCGGGTCGGCAGCATTATATCCTGATGTAGATAAGTTGCATATTCTAGTTGCTGAAGATAATCCAGATAACCAGTTACTGTTGTCTTTAATGCTAGAAAAAGCATCGGTTAGTTTTGTGTTGGTAGAAAATGGCCATCAAGCGGTAGAGCGAGCATTAGCTGAATCTTTTGATATTATATTTATGGATATGCAAATGCCTTTAATGGGCGGCGAAGAAGCAACGCGTCTTATTCGCTATGCGGGCATTACTATACCAATAATTGCAGTCACTGCTAATATTATGACAGAGGATATAGAGCATTATAAGTTAGCTGGCTGCCAATCAGTTTTAGCTAAACCAATAATACAAGCGGAATTAATGTCAGTATTATCAACCTATAGTAAAAAAGTTGAAATTGCAGCAACCAGTTTGGATTTACAGTTGGATAAAGATCCGCAAATGCAAGCTTTAAAACAACATTTTACTGCACAGTTGCCAATGCTGCTTGCAGAGTTTGAGTTGCTTTTTGCCAGCCAAACTTGGGATAAATTAAGTTTTGCTGCTCATAGTTTAAAAGGTAGTGCTGGCAGCATGGGCTATCCAGAATTAACAACCTTAGCCAGTGAATTAGAACAGTCGGCTAAAACGCAACAGCATGAAGCAGTTCAACAACTGTTAATAAAAATTACGCTAATAGTAGAGCAAGCACAGCAACACTAA
- a CDS encoding HDOD domain-containing protein, translated as MLAQQQLLQIIEQKLAQDKLVLPTLPEVVLKVRQQADMPNISLNALAEIISCDAALAARVIKVANSAFMGCSIKVSSLNQAVTRIGLRQIRNIVIAMVLEQIFTSKHPALQQQLAWQWQRNVQVTSIAVACLAYYNSLTTDKTLSLDVLTLAGLVHNIGALSLINEIGQVQQTLGEPQFLQHISAKLAPVVSEKILISWQFTQDIIYVAKHWRAVKPEPEQVGYADFIRIAMIAKDQYEDKELQQRLLDYYVAQKLVPSDKFMQQPEINTVYQNVRAVFS; from the coding sequence ATGCTAGCACAGCAGCAATTGTTACAGATAATTGAACAGAAGTTAGCTCAAGATAAGTTGGTATTGCCAACTTTACCTGAGGTGGTGCTTAAAGTTCGCCAGCAAGCAGATATGCCTAATATAAGCTTAAATGCTTTAGCTGAGATAATTAGTTGTGATGCTGCTTTAGCGGCTCGGGTTATTAAAGTAGCAAATAGCGCTTTTATGGGCTGTTCTATAAAAGTATCTTCTTTAAACCAAGCTGTCACTAGAATAGGCTTACGGCAAATACGAAATATAGTTATTGCTATGGTGTTAGAGCAAATTTTTACTTCAAAGCATCCTGCTCTACAGCAACAATTAGCCTGGCAGTGGCAGCGTAATGTGCAAGTTACCAGCATTGCTGTGGCTTGTTTAGCTTATTATAACAGTCTAACTACCGATAAGACTTTGTCGTTAGATGTGCTTACTTTAGCTGGGCTAGTGCATAATATAGGGGCATTATCGTTAATTAATGAAATAGGACAAGTGCAACAAACCTTAGGTGAACCGCAATTTTTACAGCATATTAGTGCTAAGTTAGCGCCAGTAGTAAGTGAAAAAATATTAATAAGTTGGCAGTTTACGCAGGACATTATTTATGTTGCAAAACATTGGCGAGCGGTGAAGCCAGAGCCAGAGCAAGTGGGGTATGCAGACTTTATTCGTATAGCAATGATTGCTAAAGATCAGTATGAAGATAAAGAGCTACAACAAAGATTGTTAGATTACTATGTTGCACAAAAATTAGTGCCTAGTGATAAGTTTATGCAACAGCCCGAGATTAATACTGTGTATCAAAATGTTCGGGCTGTTTTTAGCTAA
- the nqrF gene encoding NADH:ubiquinone reductase (Na(+)-transporting) subunit F: MENVDIFLGVGMFTLVVLALVIIILAAKSKLVASGDITISINDDPSKAIKTQAGGKLLGALADKGIFLSSACGGGGTCGQCKVHVKSGGGEILPTELGHITKGEARDGCRLSCQVNVKSDMEIEVEDEVFGIKKWECEVISNDNKATFIKELVLKIPDGETVPFRAGGYIQIEAPAHHIKYKDFDIPAEFRGDWERFNFFSLESKVDEETIRAYSMANYPEEEGIIMLNVRVATPPPNNLTLPCGKMSSYIWSLKKGDKVTISGPFGEFFAKQTEAEMVFIGGGAGMAPMRSHIFDQMRRLKTKRKVSFWYGARSKREMFYTEDFDMLAAENDNFEWHVALSDPQPEDNWTGYTGFIHNVIYENYLKNHKAPEDCEFYMCGPPMMNKAVISMLQDLGVEDENIMLDDFGG, from the coding sequence ATGGAAAATGTAGACATATTTCTTGGCGTTGGCATGTTTACCCTGGTGGTGCTGGCGTTAGTAATTATTATTTTAGCGGCTAAGTCAAAGCTGGTTGCCTCGGGTGATATTACTATCAGTATTAACGATGATCCAAGCAAAGCTATTAAAACTCAAGCCGGTGGTAAATTACTTGGCGCTTTAGCTGATAAAGGTATTTTCTTATCTTCAGCTTGTGGTGGTGGTGGTACTTGTGGTCAGTGTAAGGTGCATGTTAAGTCTGGTGGTGGTGAAATCTTACCAACAGAATTAGGCCATATTACTAAGGGCGAAGCCCGTGATGGTTGTCGTTTATCTTGTCAGGTTAACGTTAAATCTGATATGGAAATTGAAGTTGAAGATGAAGTCTTTGGTATTAAAAAATGGGAATGCGAAGTTATTTCTAATGATAACAAAGCTACCTTTATCAAAGAATTAGTTTTAAAGATCCCTGATGGTGAAACGGTACCTTTCCGTGCTGGTGGTTATATTCAAATTGAAGCACCTGCGCATCATATCAAATATAAAGATTTTGATATTCCAGCGGAATTCCGTGGTGACTGGGAGCGTTTTAACTTCTTTAGTTTAGAGTCAAAAGTAGACGAAGAAACAATTCGTGCTTACTCGATGGCTAACTATCCAGAAGAAGAAGGCATTATTATGCTGAACGTACGGGTTGCAACGCCGCCACCAAATAACTTGACGCTACCTTGTGGTAAAATGTCATCTTATATTTGGAGCCTGAAAAAAGGTGATAAAGTCACTATTTCTGGTCCATTCGGTGAGTTCTTTGCTAAACAAACTGAAGCTGAAATGGTCTTTATTGGTGGTGGTGCAGGTATGGCACCTATGCGTTCGCATATATTTGACCAAATGCGCCGCTTAAAAACTAAGCGTAAAGTAAGCTTCTGGTATGGTGCTCGTTCTAAGCGTGAAATGTTCTATACTGAAGATTTCGATATGCTGGCAGCAGAGAATGACAACTTTGAATGGCATGTCGCTTTATCAGATCCTCAGCCTGAAGATAATTGGACTGGCTATACAGGTTTTATTCATAATGTTATTTATGAGAACTACCTGAAAAACCATAAGGCTCCGGAGGATTGTGAGTTTTATATGTGTGGTCCGCCAATGATGAATAAAGCTGTTATCAGCATGCTGCAAGATCTGGGCGTAGAAGATGAAAACATTATGTTAGATGATTTCGGTGGCTAA
- a CDS encoding NADH:ubiquinone reductase (Na(+)-transporting) subunit D has product MANAKEIKTVLFGPIFANNPIALQVLGICSALAVTTQMDKALVMCIALTLVTAFSNFFISLIRNHIPSSVRIIVQMTIIASLVIVVDQLLKAFAYEVSKELSVFVGLIITNCIVMGRAEAFAMKRSPGISFLDGIGNGLGYSLVLMIVAFIRELGGSGTLFGFEIMPLVKDGGWYQPMGLLLMPPSAFIIIAAFIWILRAFRTEQVEKA; this is encoded by the coding sequence ATGGCTAATGCAAAAGAAATTAAAACGGTCCTGTTTGGTCCTATCTTTGCTAACAACCCTATAGCGTTACAAGTATTGGGTATTTGTTCGGCATTAGCCGTGACTACGCAGATGGATAAAGCTTTAGTAATGTGTATTGCACTTACGCTAGTAACAGCTTTTTCTAACTTCTTTATCTCGTTAATTCGTAACCATATTCCATCAAGTGTGCGTATTATTGTGCAGATGACGATTATCGCTTCATTGGTAATCGTAGTCGATCAGCTGTTAAAAGCATTTGCTTATGAGGTCTCTAAAGAGTTATCGGTATTCGTTGGCTTAATTATTACCAACTGTATCGTAATGGGACGTGCTGAAGCCTTTGCTATGAAACGCTCACCAGGTATTAGCTTTTTAGATGGTATTGGTAACGGTTTAGGTTATAGCCTAGTGTTGATGATTGTTGCCTTTATCCGTGAGTTGGGTGGTTCAGGTACCTTATTTGGTTTTGAAATTATGCCGTTAGTTAAAGATGGCGGCTGGTATCAACCTATGGGCTTGCTGTTAATGCCACCAAGTGCGTTTATCATTATTGCCGCATTTATATGGATACTACGCGCTTTTCGTACTGAGCAAGTAGAAAAGGCATAA
- the nqrE gene encoding NADH:ubiquinone reductase (Na(+)-transporting) subunit E — translation MEHYISLFVRAVFIENLALTFFLGMCTFIAVSKKITTAFGLGVAVTVVLGISVPVNNLVYQNLLAPGALGWAGFPEADLSFLGFLTYIGVIAALVQILEMILDKFFPALYNALGIFLPLITVNCAIFGGVAFMVERDYNFSESVVFGIGSGLGWALAITLLAAVREKLKYADIPEGLRGLGSTFLIVGLMGLGFMSFSGVSL, via the coding sequence ATGGAACATTATATAAGTTTATTTGTTCGCGCGGTTTTTATTGAGAACTTAGCGTTAACGTTTTTCCTCGGTATGTGTACTTTTATTGCCGTATCGAAAAAAATCACTACAGCTTTTGGCTTAGGTGTTGCAGTTACTGTAGTACTTGGTATTTCAGTACCGGTAAATAATTTGGTTTATCAAAACTTATTAGCACCGGGTGCACTGGGTTGGGCTGGCTTCCCTGAAGCTGATTTAAGCTTTTTAGGCTTCTTAACCTATATTGGTGTTATCGCTGCATTAGTACAGATTTTAGAGATGATTTTAGATAAGTTTTTCCCAGCGTTATATAACGCACTAGGGATCTTCTTACCGTTAATCACTGTAAACTGTGCCATCTTCGGTGGTGTCGCCTTTATGGTAGAGCGTGACTATAACTTTAGCGAAAGTGTGGTCTTTGGTATTGGTAGTGGCCTTGGTTGGGCATTAGCGATTACTTTACTTGCAGCTGTTCGTGAAAAGTTAAAGTATGCAGATATTCCGGAAGGTTTGCGCGGTTTAGGCTCAACCTTCTTAATTGTTGGTTTAATGGGATTAGGCTTTATGTCTTTCTCAGGTGTTTCTCTGTAA
- a CDS encoding recombination-associated protein RdgC — MWFKNVRVYTLSAPLTSDLNAWEQALAEFKFSPLSAQEAVKIGFSYPLHASIKHYTHVSQDIIFFALKRQEKILPAAVINEEMQPKVEAMEQEKGRPLSRKEKQSLKEELQLALLPRAFSRSSLIQGYYDPTNQWLVINSSSASKAEDVLALLRKALGSLPALPWLDSHKLTQQLQLWLQNKSLPRGFEQGVEVELKAPDEGGAKVKFSNHLLTTEDVQTHLEDKLVTSISLQQPDGLSLQVSDDGGIKKIKFHDLLTTQNDDLGWDDLVARLDADLLLMCSALNQALLNIKQQLSSES, encoded by the coding sequence ATGTGGTTTAAAAATGTTCGTGTTTATACACTAAGTGCTCCATTAACATCAGATTTAAACGCTTGGGAACAAGCCTTAGCTGAATTTAAATTTAGTCCTTTATCTGCTCAAGAGGCAGTAAAAATTGGTTTTAGCTATCCTCTTCATGCCAGTATTAAACATTATACTCATGTCAGCCAAGACATAATTTTCTTCGCCTTAAAGCGTCAAGAAAAAATTCTACCTGCTGCCGTAATTAATGAAGAGATGCAGCCAAAAGTTGAAGCTATGGAGCAAGAAAAAGGACGTCCTTTAAGTCGTAAAGAAAAGCAAAGCTTAAAAGAAGAATTACAATTAGCCTTGCTACCTAGAGCCTTTAGCCGCTCCTCTTTAATTCAAGGTTACTATGACCCAACAAATCAATGGTTAGTCATTAATAGTAGCAGTGCTAGCAAAGCTGAAGACGTACTAGCCCTATTACGTAAAGCCTTAGGCTCACTGCCAGCGTTACCTTGGTTAGATAGTCATAAACTCACCCAACAATTACAGCTTTGGTTACAAAATAAAAGCTTACCAAGAGGCTTTGAGCAAGGTGTAGAGGTTGAACTTAAAGCGCCTGATGAAGGCGGTGCTAAAGTGAAATTCTCTAATCACTTATTAACAACAGAAGATGTACAAACTCATTTAGAAGATAAGTTAGTTACCAGCATCAGCCTACAGCAGCCTGATGGTTTATCTTTACAAGTTAGTGATGATGGTGGCATTAAAAAAATTAAGTTTCATGACTTACTAACAACGCAAAACGACGATTTAGGTTGGGATGATTTAGTTGCTCGCCTTGATGCAGACTTACTTTTAATGTGTTCTGCACTTAATCAAGCTTTGTTAAATATCAAGCAACAGCTAAGCAGCGAAAGCTAA
- a CDS encoding HIT domain-containing protein produces the protein MKDGFVLDTRLENDAIYIADLPLCQLRLNNDSRYPWFILIPRVNNITEIIDLTQAQQQQLWQESAALSHWLKANYQHAKLNIAALGNVVSQLHLHHIVRFESDDAWPGPVWGKFLPTAYTEERKATLKQHFLDTFSLV, from the coding sequence ATGAAAGATGGATTTGTACTTGATACTAGGCTAGAAAATGACGCAATTTATATTGCAGATTTGCCACTTTGTCAGCTTAGATTAAATAATGACTCTCGTTATCCTTGGTTTATTTTAATACCTAGAGTTAATAACATTACAGAAATTATTGATCTCACTCAGGCGCAACAACAACAGCTTTGGCAAGAAAGTGCTGCATTAAGTCATTGGTTAAAAGCAAACTATCAGCATGCTAAGTTAAATATTGCTGCATTAGGTAATGTAGTTTCACAGCTACACTTACATCATATAGTGCGTTTTGAGAGCGATGATGCTTGGCCCGGACCTGTATGGGGCAAATTTTTACCAACCGCCTATACTGAAGAAAGAAAAGCTACATTAAAACAACACTTTTTAGATACATTTTCTTTAGTTTAA
- the nqrM gene encoding (Na+)-NQR maturation NqrM, translating to MSIFLLTFALFLIVVVAMALGYLLQRKSIAGSCGGLGALGIEKACDCDNPCESRLRRLEKEKFWQDNKII from the coding sequence ATGAGTATATTTTTATTAACATTTGCGTTGTTTTTAATAGTGGTAGTTGCGATGGCTTTGGGGTATTTACTGCAACGTAAATCTATTGCCGGTAGCTGCGGAGGTCTAGGTGCCTTGGGTATTGAAAAAGCCTGTGATTGTGACAACCCATGTGAAAGTCGGTTGCGCCGGCTAGAAAAAGAAAAATTTTGGCAAGATAATAAAATTATTTAG
- a CDS encoding NADH:ubiquinone reductase (Na(+)-transporting) subunit B: MSLKHFLERIEPSFEKGGKYERWYALYEALATVLYTPGHVTRNGTHVRDSIDLKRIMIFVWLALFPALFFGMYNIGHQAVAALQAGFGTPDTWQVSLFAMLGGELSIDSGWASKMWYGAVWFVPIYAVTFIVGGFWEVLFSTVRKHEINEGFFVSSILFALILPATIPLWQVALGITFGIVVAKEVFGGTGRNFLNPALAGRAFLFFAYPAAISGDAVWTVADGFSGPTLLSKAASGELDYSWAASSQQWLEAFYGFIPGSVGETSVLALLIGGFALIYFRIASWRIVAGVMIGMVATSFLFNSIGSGSNAMFAMPWHWHLVLGGFAIGMFFMATDPVSASFTNQGKWAYGILIGLMVVMIRVVNPAYPEGMMLAILFANLFAPLFDFFVAQANIKRRLARNV, translated from the coding sequence ATGAGTTTAAAGCATTTTTTAGAGCGTATTGAGCCCTCATTTGAAAAGGGCGGAAAATATGAAAGATGGTATGCATTATATGAAGCCTTAGCGACAGTATTGTATACACCTGGTCATGTTACCCGTAATGGTACTCACGTTCGTGACAGTATCGACTTAAAGCGGATTATGATCTTTGTTTGGTTAGCGCTGTTTCCTGCGTTATTCTTTGGTATGTATAACATAGGTCATCAGGCTGTTGCTGCATTGCAAGCTGGTTTTGGTACCCCTGATACATGGCAGGTTAGTTTGTTTGCTATGTTAGGCGGCGAACTTAGCATTGATTCAGGCTGGGCTAGTAAAATGTGGTACGGCGCTGTTTGGTTTGTGCCTATCTATGCCGTGACCTTTATTGTTGGTGGCTTTTGGGAGGTTTTATTCTCAACGGTTCGTAAGCATGAAATTAACGAAGGTTTCTTTGTTAGTTCAATTTTATTTGCCTTAATATTGCCGGCAACCATTCCTTTATGGCAAGTCGCCTTAGGTATTACCTTTGGTATTGTAGTGGCAAAAGAAGTGTTTGGTGGTACTGGCCGTAACTTCTTAAACCCTGCATTAGCTGGTCGTGCTTTCTTATTCTTTGCTTATCCTGCAGCCATTTCAGGTGATGCAGTATGGACTGTTGCTGACGGATTCTCTGGGCCTACTTTATTAAGTAAAGCCGCTTCTGGTGAATTGGACTACAGCTGGGCAGCTAGCTCACAACAGTGGTTAGAAGCCTTCTATGGCTTTATTCCAGGCTCTGTAGGTGAAACATCAGTTTTAGCGCTATTAATTGGTGGTTTTGCTCTAATTTATTTCCGTATCGCTTCATGGCGTATTGTAGCTGGTGTGATGATTGGTATGGTAGCAACATCGTTCCTCTTCAATAGCATTGGCTCAGGCAGTAATGCTATGTTTGCTATGCCTTGGCATTGGCACTTAGTGTTAGGAGGCTTTGCAATCGGTATGTTCTTTATGGCAACTGACCCTGTATCAGCTTCTTTTACCAATCAAGGTAAATGGGCTTATGGTATTTTAATTGGCTTAATGGTGGTAATGATCCGTGTTGTTAATCCTGCCTATCCTGAAGGTATGATGTTAGCAATATTATTTGCCAACCTATTTGCGCCATTATTTGATTTCTTCGTGGCTCAGGCCAATATTAAACGGAGGCTGGCACGCAATGTCTAG
- a CDS encoding Na(+)-translocating NADH-quinone reductase subunit C, whose protein sequence is MSSNNDSISKTLIVVISLCLVCAVIVSTAAVQLRPQQQANKLLDSHKNVLAVTGLLTDGDINQLYNKHIEERFVDLDTGNLVEKPENYDYRKAMKDVDTSERLTAAEDVASIKTRANIAPVYFAYDKGVASGELTSIVLPIHGYGLWSTMHAFLALSSDGTTIKGLTYYEQGETAGLGGEVQNPRWVAQFVGKKLLDKSGEPAIKVVKPGNASADSAFEVDGLSGATLTSNGVQYTFDFWAGAKGFAPFLAKVREGALNNG, encoded by the coding sequence ATGTCTAGTAATAACGATAGTATCAGCAAAACCTTAATTGTAGTTATTTCACTATGTTTAGTTTGTGCTGTAATAGTGTCAACGGCTGCTGTGCAATTACGTCCGCAACAACAAGCGAACAAATTGCTAGATTCGCATAAAAACGTCTTAGCTGTAACGGGCTTATTAACTGATGGTGATATTAATCAGTTATACAATAAGCACATTGAAGAGCGCTTTGTTGATTTAGATACTGGTAATTTAGTTGAAAAACCAGAAAACTATGATTACCGCAAAGCAATGAAAGATGTGGATACCAGTGAAAGATTAACAGCGGCAGAAGATGTAGCCTCTATTAAAACGCGTGCCAACATAGCTCCGGTGTATTTTGCTTATGATAAGGGTGTAGCGTCTGGTGAGTTGACTTCAATTGTATTACCTATTCATGGTTACGGTTTATGGTCAACTATGCATGCTTTTTTAGCGTTAAGCAGTGATGGTACAACTATTAAAGGCCTAACTTATTACGAGCAAGGTGAAACTGCTGGTTTAGGTGGTGAAGTGCAAAATCCAAGATGGGTTGCGCAATTCGTTGGTAAAAAATTACTAGATAAATCTGGTGAACCAGCAATAAAAGTGGTTAAGCCTGGCAATGCCAGTGCCGACTCTGCGTTTGAAGTAGACGGCTTGTCTGGCGCTACTTTAACCAGTAATGGTGTGCAGTATACTTTCGATTTCTGGGCCGGCGCCAAGGGCTTTGCTCCCTTCCTGGCTAAAGTTCGTGAAGGAGCATTAAACAATGGCTAA